CCTCCGGCTGCGCCACCAGGGGAGACGAAGGGGAAATGAAGGGAGAAAAGCTAGGGTTCAGACTTGAGAGCTCCAGAGACTCAGACCggtgagaaagaaagaaaagaagaggagaggaagagaaaacgagggggaaggaggagcgAATGCCACTTTTTTCTTTCACGTGCGCTCGCCCGTCCCTGGATCGCCCCGTCCGCCCCATTCGGCTGGATGCATCTGTCCGGTATTTACTGCGAATATTCCTTAGGGGGTGGCTATATCCCATACTAGCCCAGCAACCAAACACCTAAAAAAATCTGGCGGCCATCTCCTATCCAAGCAAAACCCACCATCCAAACACATCCTCAATGACTAGAGTTCAACGTGAGCTTctaaagaaaagagagaagttcAACGTGAGCTGCTCCTGTTCACGGGTCCCACGCCCCCACGTCATCACGCGGGCAGGATAAAAAAAACCGACAGCGAAAGTGCGCGATGACGTCACGACAGCGACGCACCACGCATGCTCATCCCCCTACAGTCCCCTCGGCCCACTCATCCCGGCCCAAATAAAAAGCCCATCCGCCGCCTCGCTGTACAGTACCGCGGGGCCCACGCCCCGCACTACGCACGGATCCCGCCGCGCGTCCGACTCAGCGCCCACGCCACGTCCGCACCCACCGCATCTCCACCCACACCCACTGACCTATGGGCCccaccaccccaccccacccaccGGGCAACACCTGTACCCGCACCGAACAGCGTACtagtgtactactactacttggaCCCATCAGAccgacacgtgggccccacagcAACCGCGCCGTCCACGTGTCACCCTACATGCGCGACGGACCAATGGAAGGGCGCCACGTGGGAGTGTGAACCGTTAGGCGTACACGGCGGTGTGTAcacgagggggaggaggggggtcACCGATTCACCAAACCCTAgggcctcctttttttttttttttttcgctgcTTCGCtttttttgctgctgctgctgctgctgcttcgtcGCACCGCCCCGGTAGCCTCACCGCCGGCGAACGCGCAGCGCGCGACCACCGTTGCTTGGAGCTAGCTCGCGGGGATCTGCAGATCTCGCCCATGGCGTCCTCGTCGGACGAGCAGCCGAAGCCGCCGGagccgcccgcggcggcggcggtggcggggacggccgtggccaccgccgccgcggcggtgccgACGCACGCCGAGTGGGCGGCTTCGCTGCAGGCGTACTACGCCGCCGCGGGGCACCCCTACGCGTGGCCCGCGCAGGTAGGATTCCGCGGAATTCCGGgttggggtggggggggggggaaggttTGGTGGTTGGTTTTCGGGTTCTGACTAGGGTTTGGTTTTGCTTCTCTCGGATGCAGCatctgatggcggcggcggctgcgggggcGCCGTACGGCGCGCCGGTGCCGTTCCCGATGTACCacccgggcgccgccgcggcgtactACGCGCACGCGTCCATGGCCGCGGTGAGACCCTCTCGCCTCTGCTCGTTTTGATTGCCAATTGGGCTTGGATTTGGGTCTGAAATCGTTGCTCCTGCGTAGGGTGTTCCTTACCCGACAGCTgaagccatggcggcggcggcggcggcggcggcgggggcggtgccggaagggaaggggaaggggaagggcgccgccgcgtcgcctgaGAAGGGAAGCTCCGCGGCGCCCTCTGGGGATGATGCATCCCGGAGGTACAGTTTCGTGTCCCTGCACTTCATCGAGTGTATTTTTggtctcctttttttctcttttatgttTGAATTTAAGTTTTGAGTTTTGTTGCGTGCGCAGTGGTGACAGTGGCAGCGAGGAGTCGTCTGATACTAGAGATGATGACACTGACCACAAGGTACCAAAGCAACCTGGTTTGACGCGAAGGGCCGTTTAAAATTTGGCTTTGCTTTACTGTAATAACTATGCTGATGGCCTTGTGTGGTTGAAATTTGATTTCTTCAGGATTCGTCTGCACCTAAGAAAAGGAAATCTGGTAATACATCGGCAGAAGGTGGGTTGTTGGAATGCTTAACTATGTGTTTTTTTGGACtgagttgtttttatttttgaggGGAATGTGTGGATGATTAGAGACTGGTGTTTGCCAGGTGAGCCGTCTCAAGCTACGCTTGTGCCCTATGCTGCTGTCGAGTCACCGTATCCGTTGAAGGGGAGGTCTGCGTCGAAGCTTCCAGTTTCTGCACCAGGGCGGGCGGCACTTCCTAATGCCACACCTAATTTGAACATAGGGATAGATCTTTGGAGTACTCCCCCAGCCTTAGCTGTGCCCGCAGGGCAGGGGGAAGCAAGTCCTGGGTTGGCACTTGCTCGACGTGATGGTGTTGCTCACCTGGTATGTATGGCGTCATGAGAGAGATTTTTTACAGTGTGTCTTAGCCTATGTGGAATGTCTCATGAATGACTGATGACATGAGCTTTTGTCTTCTTACACATAATTATCATATTTATGGCTATATCGTTATTCGTCTAAATCCACCTTTTGGTATATTCTTACCTTTTCAGGATGAGCGTGAATTGAAGAGGGAGAGGCGCAAACAATCTAACAGAGAGTCTGCCAGGAGATCAAGGTTGCGCAAGCAGGTATTTCTGGAACATTACATTCTTATTTCCTGCGAAATGTCACATTGAGAAATAAACCATGCCTGGTTTTAATTTGGTGATTCTGCTCGCATTATTGTAGTACTAGTGAACCTGGTAAGATCTGCTTTGATGACCCTACAAAACAAGACAAGTGGACAACACAAATCATATGGCAGTTATGAGCCAATTTAGGCAGAAATTGATGTGCACATGTTACTTTCCTATTGGTATCACATCGGTTACTAAACGATATTTCAAATGAAGCATCTTTGGTTAGTTGATGTTAACATAGTTAAAACAAAACTAACTTAGTAATGCGGTACCTAGCTGGAGTTGTTTGTTTGAAGCGATGCTACTAAAGTCCATCGGTTTTATCAAAGACCCTACCATGTTTGTTTTTATTGGTTTTGCAAATTACACATCACCATACGTAGAGCAACATACTGAAGTATGATAAACTGATACTAGAAACAATAACTGCTGTTTCATTTTTCTCATTTATACGTGAGTCAGTAGTATTGATTTCAGTAACATTTAGAATTTGCCACATGACTCCTCACATGATACGGACATATGGCTTATTAGGTTTTGTATCGTTTCATTATGCTCAGTATTTTCTAGAACCAGTTTCGACGTACTGCCTTCTGAATTCAGTAAGCTGCATgacgcaaaagaaaaaaaaacatttggttCAACATTCACTTAAAAGAATGCATAAAAAGTCGCAAGGAAGATCAGAAAGACATGGGATATATTCATTGTTTAAGATCACTGTCAAAGAAGAGATCTAATACATCTAATTTCAGTAGGTTGGATACCTCTATGGGTCTGGCAGTAGATGGCAGACCTGGAAAGAAACACTTATTCTGCTTGGTGCTGCCATATTTCTGGCAGGAGGAATAGAGTGCATGCTAGATGCCGGGAGAGGCATTTGGTATGATGTCAGCACTTCACCAGATGTTGGCTTGTCTGCACACGGGCAATATGCACAACAAGCCATGCTCCAAGAAACTGACAAACAGCATGCTCCCAGGCCTTAACGGATCTTGTACTTAAAAGTCTTAGGTCCCAAATAAAAATGCAACATCTATAACATATGATTGGTACTTTCCTTTTCCAATATGGTCCGTTAGGACTTAGGAGCTGATGTGAAATAACTGACACAAACCCTTTTACCAAACTGAGCATGCAAACACCAAGTAATAGTATTGGAACCGGAGAATAATGGACCTCTAGTACAGAAAACTGTTTGCTATAGAACCAAATTTTCCTTGCCTACAATGAATTTGTTGCCAGTGCTGATGTCCAATTGAAATGGCCACGCTGAAACATATCCTTTATTTCGTAAACATGGCCAGCTGGTGGTTGATGCTTTGCCTCTGGCCATCTTATAAAAATCGAAGGTACCAAATGCCTATCTGTAGTTGTGAGATGGCATTTGTTAGTTTTCTTGTCAAAAATCAAATATCATCAGAACAAAAATTTTTCTTCTGGCAACCACACCAGCTAGTTGACATTTATTTTTTAGCCAACCATGTGAGCATATATCTCAAGTTCCATTAGGCGGCATGAAAAGTTTATTTCGTGGTTTCCTtactttccattttttttctgatggGGTGTGGATCTAACCAACGGATGGCTACCTGAAATGTATAGAAGATGCAAGAAAAAATGTAGATGCTAAAATTACAATGTCTATGACTTGAGTTTACAACATCTGGTTTTGTAAACAAATTGACCTGTCCATCTTGTCAGCTACTTGGCTCTTGAGCTCCCTAGCTTTTTTATTCGGTATTTTCAACAGGAGATTTTAATGTTAGAACATTTGTTTCACGTCTGACACATTTCAATCTACCACTGTTTATCAGCAAGAGTGTGAGGAACTAGCTCGGAAGGTTGCTGAACTGACAACTGAGAACAGTGCCCTTCGGTCAGAGCTTGATCAGCTTAAGAAGGCCTGTGAGGATATGGAAGCAGAGAATACACGACTGATGGTGAGCACATGGCACTCCACCCATACTTTGCCATTAGTTGAGACAGGAAATGCTACTTCTTTCCACATTACCCAATtcttatggataattttaaacTTTATGAAGGGTGATAAGGCTCAATACAAGGGACCAACTGTGACAACCACTCTGGGTATGAGCATCGACTCATCGAAGACGCAACACCATGACGACGAGGGCCAGCTTCACAAGAACACTAATAATAACAGCAACGGGAACTATGTAGGTGGCAGCCACAAACCAGAGGCTAACTCTAGGTGAGAGAGAATCATGAGGAAGTGACGACAAAGATGAGATGAGGTGTTCTTCTTATCTAACCACAACACCCATCATCAAACCAGTGTGTGTTCTTTTTTAGCAAAAAGCTGTTGTTTTAGTTCTTCTCACAACTCACCGGGGCCCTGTAGAGCTGCCCCCAAATCGCAGCCATATGTATTATTTATGGCTCGTTGCCGAGAAGAAATGAGTTTGTGTTTTGTGTTTGTGTGGTGTGTGTTTTGTAAACCGATTGATGTAGCTATTGTAACAAACCTAGCGCTTAGAATTTTTATGTTTGCTAACATTTGATGAGGGAATGTAACCGGCCAATTCGGTGGCCTGATCGGTTTTATGATGAAATGCGTAACAAATAGCATTTATATTTTCTATGTCTGGTTGCTGGCATGATTATGGAGGATCTTATGCTCAGGAGGTGGTCGGATTGAATGTCTTGTATCGCTCCTTAATTTTCTTGCCCAATGTCACTCTGTATACATGGTATGGTAAGAACAGTGAGATACTACTATTTTTCAAACTGAGACAGTGAGATAATATCAGTGGCTGGATGATTTTTTGCCATATACTCCATCTTGTCGTAAATATTTGACCAATAGTTTTTCAAACTTTTGAACTTTGACTACCAATTAGGGAGTAACTTCATAAAATCGTAAATACACCCACCTCGTTTTCACTTCTGAAGTACTTAGTTTAAAACATACTATCGGTAGATTGGCCTTGATATATCATATACTACAAACTTCATGCATTTTATGTTCCTACTTATTCACCCCTCTCTTATATTATACTCCTGACCATGCAACCGCCTTTTGGTGCTAGCTCGGGAAGATGGGGGTGCGGTGGAGGatgagcggtggcggcgcaatAGGTATGAGAGGGAAGGAGGGTGATGGCATTAAAGCTGGCATGAGGTGCGAATGGCCGGGCCGGCGCCCGTGTGAGAAGAGCAAAGGGGAATGGGGACAAGGGGATGTTCGGAGGTGGAAGGATATTTTGTGAAAGCACCCGAAAATTATTAGGGTTAATTAGattcatgccattataaattctTAGTTTTGAAATATGCCATTACTATTTATCAATTCGTAGTAATGCTATTACAACTTTTCAAGTATTGGAAATATACCATGAAGCACCCTTTCAAGgcatatatcaaaattttgagaccaAATTGCCcccatcttcttcctttctcCTCTCAGCTCTCTTTTGTtcatcttctctctttcttccaaCTCCTAGATCTGGGTCTTCCCATCTCCTCTCTCCCATTTTTCAGTGAATCTCAGCCACGATGAACCTCGAATCCCAATGAGGTGGAGATGGTCGGACCAGTACCACAGCTCGACTCGAGCTCGACCACAGCAGCAAGAGGTCTCTTGAGGTGACAACTAAGGGAAGCGGAGGCCgcagcgacggcaacggccgGGGAGGCACTTGAAGGACTGCACGCGCGAAGATGGCCTCCACGGAGAGGGAACGGGGTCGCGGTTGTCACGCGGGGCCAGGCGCTGCAGTAGCCGGGGTACGCGCGTGGGGTTGAGATGAAGTGCAGGAGGACGGAGTGGCTGCTGCTCGAATCATCCACGGCCACCGCGCCATACAGGTTGTTGTCATCCCAGCCGTCGTGGGAAATTGGGAGTCTCAAGAAAGACCATGTTGTGTAGCTCAACAATGCTGGGAAGCGTGGGCATGACGACGGATTTAGAAGGGgaggaaagaggaagaagatgaacagaAGAAAGCTGAGGGaagaaaggaagaagatgagggcaATTtagtctcaaaattttgataaatgcATTGAAAGGGTGTATAGCGGCATATTTCCGATATCTGGTATAGTTATGAATTGATGAATAACAGTGGCATATTTCAAAACTAgaaaatttataatggcatggatccaattaacccaaatTATAATGTCTAGAGCGATACCTTTAgaagcatattttttttctatcttcaTGTTGTATCTTGTGTAGACGAGgttatctttttttaagaaaaaaacacatAGGGATATCAAACGATGCGAGGGCCTATGCGAGATACATACATATACGAGTTTCTTTTCAAAGCAGCCGGCCACGTGACAATTTCTCCGAGGAGCCAAAAACAATTgcgaaaaatgaaaaaaagaacataGTGGCAAggggttttactaaaggaggATATACTCTACACTCTCTGCTAATGAACTATGGTACTCCATTCTTATTTTAGTTCATGATATTTATGATAATATTTTGGCCGAACTTTTAAAATTTGGACAATCAATTATCTATTAAAACaagtttataaaatctaatagTTTACGGTAGCAAGATGATATTTTTAAGATGAATCTACACATGCCATTTATATTGTTTTAAAATTAAGCATATGAGAAAAAACTGATGGTTCATTTTGACGAAATCTTTTCTAATCATCGTATATTAAAACAAGGAGGGACCAGTATTTTTTAATCCATTTCTTAGCACTTATCCTAGGTGCTAATGATCACAATTTCGCTTCATATGATAGCGTCGACTAcaataaaaacaaaacagaTTGCTCACCATCAGATGCTAAACTTGGCATGGATGATTGGATGCTAAGCATTTTAGCTTTAGCATCTGACCCGTCCTagttctttctctccctctaacATTCTTGGCaactcattatctaaaaaaacattcTTGGCAACTAAATAAGTAAATATGCACAATTGCACATCCTCTTAGAGTGAGAACTAAAATTGTGGCCTTGTGGATTTCACCCACTAGTATTTAAATTCTGGTGTTGCAACTACAAGCATGCATGGTCAAGACTTTTATATATAGAGTACGTGCGTGATGTACTTTATATAGTTGAAATGTTGATGGAGGTTATAtttgttatgattttttttccttaattaaaatttgagttTGATAAAATCATTCAGATTTTTTGATGGAACCAAATATATCCACATCGGTGTTTGGAATTCATGAAACTCGGACCGGGTTCCAACAGAAATGTAACCTTGAGCACAGGTATAAAATCTGGCTCAAATGCAATTAGCGTAAGCTAAGCATTTGAGAAATTATTGATGCCGAAAGTTTTAAAAGTATTAACCAAATTTGTAAACATCAAATAATATTTATGATGAgggaaggggggagggggtAGGGTTGTCAACGAGAATGAATGCAAGGCAACCCCTTCCTCTTCACGGCATCCAATCCTGGTAACGCATTCTGTCTTTAGGTCAACCAAAATGGCCTCGTTAGATGAAAATGGGGGCTACCGCTAGGAAACGAATTCTTATCCTCGATGGGATTTACCCTCATGTACATTTTTCTaccaaatttaataaaaaaaagttgttcCAAAAACTGAAAGAAATTAACAATGTGTAGAGTACAGTGACACCTATCACTTCACCAAAAATCTAAGTTTAAATTTGGCCTACAcattgagaaaaagaaaacaaaatcagGTATTGATAGCATCACCACTATTAATACcttaaatttgtcttttttatatcttaatgtgtgagttgagtttagaCCTACGATTTTGTGGACTGGAATATGTTTGTTGTATAAATGCTGTCAAACTTTTTGAGAagttttcataactatttggatgatttttaaaaaacaaagggACATTCTTTCAAGGGATCAAAAACAGTTTCCCTACTGTCGGCTCTCCCTCTCAATGCTAGATCCGAAAGAAATGGTGGAGGATAAAAAAAAccactacttcctccatccacaaaagttaaacatatttcacatttgagtttttccaaataagttgttcctatttgtagtTTTTATGCATccaagacttaaatgaagagataaattaaatgtttgattagaatctaaggagtcatctaaatactcattggttgcatgcttgtATTCACTCATTGATTTTGTAACATGCAAGATGATTTAATATCTTCTTGGTCATCTAGACTAATATAAAAAGTACAAGTTCATCAAACACCTGTCTTTCCTAACCCTTAGATCTATTCATCCAATGGCTTATATCAAAAGTTGGATCACCCCAGCAATTAGCGATCCGTGTCCTCCCGCTCCACTTCGCGTAAAATTAGCGTCGGTTaacaaaaagggaaaaagaacaaAGCTTTTCTCCACCCCGACTGCTCCCAACGAGACCTCCACTACgtctctcgccgccgtcgacggcctCCACCGTACCGCTGCCATTTTCTCCCTCTTCACCGCTCGCCCTACCCTTTGTCCTGCCTCCTCGCGTGCTTGCGCTGCCGACATCAGAGGCCGGAGAGCGTGGGGTCGCCGTTGGCCACTTCCCCGCTCTTCCCCTTCGTCGCTGCATCACCGTCCACCCAtcaccgtgcaggcggagatcAACCTCGCCGCCCTCCCTAGACCTCTCTCCGGCGAGGTGCATGGACTCATTGATAGGGTTCTCtattggatcacctaggtttagatctagtTGGGTGGTTCTATTTTCGATGGATGGTTGAACAACAATAGAGATTAAGGGAaaagggtttagggatgtgacTGGTTGACGCGTTGGATGAGGAGGAAGTCCCGGCCATCGCCGTTGACGTTGCTCTGCTTGTcgaggatggcggcgacgatgtgcttgacggcgacggtggtTGTAGTAGTGGGAGTCGTGGTCGACGATAAGGcgtggggcggcggtggcgcgttcccgtcactggctgcgccccctctcgatcggattagggtttgtggggtggagtggtggtggcgatgaACCTTGTTTCTTGTGccgtcccgtcctccacccctctttatatggcacagtgtgacgggggcccaccagccattgggctgggcgcccccgatcaaggcgcgggtcaaggcccccttgagccgttgggctcaaggggagggagatctatctaacattctcccccttgatctcactatttcttttagctttttctattccatcacagatttaCATATACAGCATGTTTCATCATCACAGTTAATTACCGCtggattcgacagccactatacacatctctattcagaaatagatactttaacttttgggccctatagtccaggattcataaggcttcccttaaacccatgcatgctacatgttccttgaacatgttgggaggtaggcctttcatgagcggatccgcgagcatcctttctgttcttatgtgctcgagactgattgtttgatcccAGACTTTGTCtttcacaacatagtactttatgtcaatgtgtttggcagcaccacttggCTGATTGTTGTGAGAGAACATTACTGTGGGTTTGCTatcgcagtataactttagtggtttctcaatactgtcaaccacctttaaaactgggtatgaacttctttagccagttcacctgcccTGGATcctcatagcatgctataaactcggcGTACATAGTAGACCCTGTAGTGATGgtctgttttgagcttttccatgaaatagctcctaCTGCCAGGGTAAACACGTATCCCGATGTTGACTTtatattatcttttgcaaagtcagaatcTGAATACCCCACTGTCTGGAGCGATTCTGATTTTCTGTAAGACAGcatgaggccttttgttccttgcaaatAACGCAAGACTTTCTTTTCCAATATCCAGTGCTCTGGGCCTGGATTACTCTGAAATCTGCCAAGTAACCAggtaacaaatgccaagtcaggtcGTATGCACACTTGAGCGTACTGTAGGCTTCCTACAGCTGATGCATTtggctttgttttcatttcattgagctcatactgatttctgggacattgcgatgccccatacttttcgcctttcactataggagcaggtgtagcactgcatctgtacatgttgaatttcttcaacaccttttctatatatgcATTTGAGAAAAtcccaatgcatactttgttctatctcggtgaatctctatgcccaaaacatatgaagcctcaccgaggtctttcatgtcaaagtttgaggataagaatttctttgtttcctgcagtagactgacatcactactagccagtagaatgtcatctacatacagaattaggaaaatgAATCTCCCATTCTTAACTTTGAATCAATACAGTTGTCCTCGACATTCTCTTGAAAACCCAAAATTTCTTTATTGtcccatcaaacttcaagtaccaTTGTCTCGAAGCGTGTTCTCATCCATAAATGCATCTATTTTGACGACATCCCATATTTTTGTTTCCTTTCATGACAAAACCTTTCGGTTGTGCCATGTGTacttttttcctccaaatctccatttaGGAATGTCGTTTTTACATCTatctgatgtaattccaaatcataatgtgccactagtgccattataattctgaaggaatctttacaagagactggagaaaatgtctcattgtaatcaatcccttctctttgcgtgaagccttttgccacaagtaacgctttaaacttttctatattccctctggagtcatatttggttttgtagacccatttacagcctactgttttgactcctttaggaatttcttctaaatcccagacaccatttaatttcattgatttcatttcatctttcatggcttccaaccattcagatgagcgagcgcttctcatggcctcttcatatgagGTGGGATCATCCCCCATATGTGACTCTTCTATATTATAAACATGATAGTCATCACGGATAGCCGATCTTCTGACTCTTTCAGACCTTATAGGAGCCTCCTCATTTGGCACATTATCTATATGAGACTGTTGCAGTTCCTCCTCTGGTGTGGCAATAatttctgttgaatcctgtaGAACAGGTTCCTCATTttcattcattgttgccacaggagaAATAACAACAGGTGTTGGTACCGCAACGTCATGCATTGCTGGCACAACATcagcaggtagagagaagaaaggttcctAAGTAGACGGAGTGGGTAcagacacccgcctctcctcaagatcaatttctcgaactaccgagctccccctaatcatttcgtcttccaagaagacggcgtgtttcgtttctacaaactttgcACAACTATTTGGGTAGTAGAAACGATAACCCTTTGATATTTCAGaatagccaataaaatggcagctTACTGTTTTGGGATCCAATTTCCCAAGatttgggttaaatactttaTTCTTTGCAAGACtctcccacacacggaggatccatagctcatacggtgttttgggcaccgatgcattctatgcattgtatgcattgttctaaaattgagaactccaatggaggaagaattACATTCTTAAAcagtctctcaattctccccctcgaaatatggcctaaacgacagtgccataatttcgatgagacatcaggagttcgctttcttttcttttgtcaacgaggacacaacattcacattctcagaaagagataacaaataaagctGATTTTGCAATAGAGCAAGACCAACACATGCATTATTAtaccatagttcacatttgccatTTCCAAAATGGCAATCATATCTATCAAAATCCAATTTGGATACACTTATTaagtttctttgcaaagaagaGACATAAAAACATCTCGAAGTAAAAGTATTAAGCCATTCGCGAGCTCTAGGCAAAGatctccaacagcttcaacttttgcttcaactccattggcaactctaatggatctttcacttctttgcgtagtcctcATTGAACAGAATCCCTTTAAACAATTAAAcacatgaatagttgctccagaatcaatccaccatgtggatctagaATAACTAATGATAATGAGATTCACTTACAAATGCaataatgttctcacctttctttgCTATGATCACTGTTAGGAAGTCAGGACGATCTTTCTTGGAATGTCTTGTCTTCTTGCAGTGGATATACTGATCCTGTCTCAATTGTGAACTGTTGTTCCTGAGGCAGATGCTGAGGCTGTTTTGCTTTTGAGGAGGATGACCTGTGGCTCTTTTCCATGTTATCTTTAACAAGGTTAATGGAGTCACCATTGGTCTCTTTGATTCTttcctcctcttgcacacaattagagatgagctctgataccattgaTAGGGTTCTCtattggatcacctaggtttaggTCTAGTtgggtggttctatttgcgaTGGATGGTTGAACAACAATAGAGATTAAGGGAaaagggtttagggatgtgaccGGTTGACGCGTTGGATGAGGAGGAAGTCCCGGCCATCGTCGTTGACATTGCTCTGCTTGTCGAGGACGGCGGTGACGATGTGCTTGACTGTGACGGTGGTCGTAGCAGTGGGAGTCGTGGTTGACGATGAGGCGTGGCGcattcccgtcactggctgcgccccctctcgatcggattagggtttgtGGGGTGGAGTGGTTGCGGCGATGAACCTCGTTTCTTGTGccgtcccgtcctccacccctctttatatggcacAGTATGACGGGGGCCCACTAGCCATTGGGCTGGGagcgggtcaaggcccccttgagccgttgagctcaaggggagggagatctatCTAACACTCATCGCTCATCCCGGCTCTCCCTGAGCTGTGGAATCGTCGTCAGTCCGCCACGCCCGACGACTTCCCGGTCACCGCCACGAGGGACCTCCATATCTAGC
The window above is part of the Oryza sativa Japonica Group chromosome 7, ASM3414082v1 genome. Proteins encoded here:
- the LOC4342706 gene encoding DNA-binding protein EMBP-1, whose protein sequence is MASSSDEQPKPPEPPAAAAVAGTAVATAAAAVPTHAEWAASLQAYYAAAGHPYAWPAQHLMAAAAAGAPYGAPVPFPMYHPGAAAAYYAHASMAAGVPYPTAEAMAAAAAAAAGAVPEGKGKGKGAAASPEKGSSAAPSGDDASRSGDSGSEESSDTRDDDTDHKDSSAPKKRKSGNTSAEGEPSQATLVPYAAVESPYPLKGRSASKLPVSAPGRAALPNATPNLNIGIDLWSTPPALAVPAGQGEASPGLALARRDGVAHLDERELKRERRKQSNRESARRSRLRKQQECEELARKVAELTTENSALRSELDQLKKACEDMEAENTRLMGDKAQYKGPTVTTTLGMSIDSSKTQHHDDEGQLHKNTNNNSNGNYVGGSHKPEANSR